A section of the Gemmatimonadota bacterium genome encodes:
- a CDS encoding TRAP transporter small permease subunit gives MSAGAEAGPKPGNPLIRAFSGLVAGLNSVGTVWIFALMVIINVDVLSRYLFNAPIQGVAEIVELSIVGIVFLQISDAVRAGRL, from the coding sequence GTGAGTGCGGGCGCTGAAGCCGGACCCAAGCCTGGCAACCCCCTGATACGCGCGTTCTCCGGCCTCGTGGCCGGGCTCAACAGCGTGGGCACCGTCTGGATATTCGCCCTGATGGTGATCATCAACGTGGACGTGCTCTCCCGGTACCTGTTCAACGCGCCCATCCAGGGCGTCGCGGAAATAGTCGAACTGTCCATCGTCGGCATCGTCTTTCTGCAGATCAGCGATGCGGTTCGGGCCGGCCGGCTG